In a single window of the Synechococcus sp. WH 8016 genome:
- a CDS encoding single-stranded DNA-binding protein, whose product MGVNSVTLVGRAGRDPEVRYFESGSMVANLTIAVNRRSRDDEPDWFNLEIWGKQAQVAADYVKKGSLLGIIGSFKLDRWTDRNSGEERSKPVVRVDRLELLGSKRDSEAGTGGFGGGSPSDEEVPF is encoded by the coding sequence ATGGGTGTCAATTCCGTAACCCTGGTCGGCCGCGCCGGCCGAGATCCCGAAGTTCGTTACTTCGAATCGGGAAGCATGGTGGCCAACCTGACCATTGCCGTGAATCGCCGCAGCCGCGACGACGAACCAGATTGGTTCAACCTTGAGATCTGGGGCAAACAGGCCCAGGTTGCCGCCGATTACGTCAAAAAAGGATCACTCCTGGGCATCATCGGCAGCTTCAAATTGGATCGCTGGACCGATCGCAACAGCGGTGAAGAACGCAGCAAGCCTGTTGTTCGCGTCGATCGCCTCGAACTCCTCGGCTCCAAACGCGACAGCGAAGCGGGCACCGGTGGATTCGGGGGAGGGAGCCCGAGCGACGAAGAAGTTCCCTTCTGA
- a CDS encoding DedA family protein: protein MSLSELITQLPELIGQAVEANQWLGYGAIFAAMFLENLFPPIPSELIMPLGGFYVQQGQLQFVPVVLAGLIGTVLGALPWHGIGRLINEQRIEQWLERHGRWIGISPEELARSRRWFSRYGTALVFWGRLVPGIRTLISVPAGIELMPMAPFLIWTTAGSLIWTLLLTIAGMVLGEGYSNVEVWIDPVSKVIKVGLVIAVLAGGIWLALRIWRRRQSAD, encoded by the coding sequence ATGTCTCTGTCTGAACTGATTACCCAGCTTCCAGAGCTGATTGGACAGGCCGTCGAGGCAAATCAATGGTTGGGGTATGGCGCCATTTTTGCGGCCATGTTTCTCGAAAATTTGTTTCCGCCTATTCCCTCTGAGCTGATCATGCCTTTGGGAGGCTTCTATGTGCAGCAAGGGCAACTGCAATTTGTCCCCGTTGTGCTGGCGGGTTTGATTGGAACGGTGCTGGGGGCGTTGCCTTGGCATGGCATAGGCCGTTTGATCAATGAACAACGCATTGAGCAATGGCTCGAGCGCCATGGCCGCTGGATCGGCATTAGCCCCGAGGAGTTGGCGCGGAGTCGCCGCTGGTTTAGCCGCTACGGCACGGCCCTCGTGTTTTGGGGACGGTTGGTGCCAGGCATTCGCACCTTGATTTCGGTTCCTGCAGGAATCGAGTTGATGCCGATGGCGCCATTTTTGATTTGGACCACGGCTGGCAGCCTGATTTGGACGCTGTTGCTCACCATCGCTGGGATGGTTCTTGGTGAGGGATACAGCAATGTTGAGGTCTGGATCGACCCTGTCTCCAAGGTGATCAAGGTGGGCTTGGTGATTGCCGTTTTGGCTGGTGGGATCTGGCTGGCCCTCAGGATTTGGCGTCGCCGCCAGTCGGCCGACTAA
- a CDS encoding integrase core domain-containing protein, giving the protein MVERLWHTVKYEEVYLHAYSDGWDAEINLARFLWRYCHVSPHSTLGGRISHEAYAQIEPCSSRPELTMSGARTFQ; this is encoded by the coding sequence TTGGTCGAACGGCTGTGGCACACAGTCAAATACGAGGAGGTGTATCTGCACGCCTACAGCGATGGTTGGGACGCTGAGATTAACCTGGCGCGATTCCTCTGGAGATACTGCCATGTAAGCCCACACAGCACTCTGGGAGGCAGAATTTCCCACGAGGCCTACGCTCAGATCGAACCCTGTTCCTCCCGCCCGGAGTTAACGATGTCAGGGGCCAGAACTTTCCAATAA
- a CDS encoding IS3 family transposase — translation MARIDALYLVAIVDLFSRNVLSWKLSNSLDTEFCLDALEMALAGDCKPEIFRSDKGC, via the coding sequence ATGGCCAGGATTGACGCTCTCTACTTGGTGGCGATCGTTGATCTGTTCTCCAGAAATGTCCTCAGCTGGAAGCTCTCGAACAGCCTTGACACGGAGTTCTGTCTCGATGCCCTGGAGATGGCGTTGGCAGGGGATTGCAAACCAGAGATCTTCCGCTCCGACAAGGGCTGCTAA
- a CDS encoding sulfatase-like hydrolase/transferase, which produces MANNLVYIILDSCRYDSFLSANASNILSLGKLSRRFTYASWTSPSHHTILMGLLPHESPRNVFASEVYKNEFSKWVERLDIPNLSFKSFVPYLSLPRMLKDNGYRTVARVSMPVLNKFTPASQHFDDYELMSNHNDFQGMIDIVDFDNESPTFYFFNLGETHYPYMLTDETLPHISGVHGVFKAMDDFMLTNRSETNNGSSFFEDQQMKFLHEQQSLCVNHVDSLMDSLFSKCPSNTYFIVSADHGELFGEDGYFGHGPIMHKKCFEVPLVEGMCP; this is translated from the coding sequence ATGGCTAATAATCTTGTCTATATCATTCTCGATAGTTGTCGTTACGACAGTTTCCTTAGTGCTAATGCGTCTAATATTTTAAGTTTGGGTAAACTATCTAGAAGATTTACTTATGCTTCATGGACCTCACCTTCTCACCATACCATTTTAATGGGTTTATTGCCTCATGAAAGCCCTCGCAATGTTTTTGCTTCTGAGGTTTATAAAAACGAATTTTCTAAGTGGGTTGAGCGTCTTGATATTCCCAATTTATCCTTCAAGAGTTTTGTGCCTTATCTCTCCTTGCCACGAATGCTCAAGGACAATGGCTATCGCACAGTAGCTCGAGTTTCAATGCCTGTTCTTAATAAGTTTACACCTGCAAGTCAACATTTTGATGATTATGAGTTGATGTCTAATCATAATGACTTTCAGGGTATGATTGATATTGTTGATTTTGACAATGAATCACCTACTTTCTATTTTTTCAATTTAGGTGAAACCCATTATCCTTATATGTTAACTGATGAGACTCTTCCACATATTTCTGGAGTTCATGGAGTTTTTAAGGCAATGGATGATTTCATGCTTACTAATCGCTCAGAAACAAATAATGGCTCTAGTTTTTTTGAAGACCAACAAATGAAATTCTTGCATGAACAGCAATCTTTGTGCGTTAATCATGTTGACTCATTAATGGATTCACTATTCTCTAAATGTCCTTCCAATACTTATTTTATTGTTTCTGCTGATCATGGTGAACTTTTTGGTGAAGATGGTTATTTTGGTCACGGACCTATTATGCATAAGAAGTGTTTTGAGGTTCCTCTTGTTGAGGGTATGTGTCCTTAG
- a CDS encoding lipopolysaccharide assembly protein LapB, translated as MHKPRLICTPLTPLTAVQYTMQSAKDKQYDISIDFLLNYIDRNPPSSFLSRCLSYLFCQIYDFENAFLWINKSLDLDSSCSDTYAQQGLIYICLQQHGCAETAYRKSIIINPTSSLANCGLGLIYCAKNEIELSVEYFSRAYHFSPPNESLSILYARALMEANQYETALKELDHLMIVNLASYRSFELLGELYLIMDNVDLAKSMFEAALIDSPDSVRSKLGLARTLLRTNHFEDADSLLNNLID; from the coding sequence ATGCACAAACCAAGGCTTATCTGTACTCCTCTTACCCCTTTAACTGCAGTTCAGTACACTATGCAGAGTGCTAAGGATAAGCAATATGATATTTCTATTGATTTTCTTTTGAATTACATCGATAGAAACCCACCCTCCTCATTCCTTTCCCGTTGTTTATCTTATTTGTTTTGTCAGATTTATGATTTTGAAAATGCTTTTTTATGGATTAACAAGTCTTTGGACTTAGATTCAAGTTGTTCTGATACATATGCTCAGCAAGGTTTGATTTATATCTGTTTACAGCAACATGGTTGCGCTGAGACTGCTTATCGAAAATCTATTATAATTAATCCTACAAGTTCTCTTGCTAACTGTGGATTAGGATTAATCTATTGTGCTAAGAATGAAATTGAGCTCTCTGTTGAGTACTTTTCACGTGCTTATCACTTTTCCCCTCCCAATGAATCCCTCTCTATTTTATATGCCCGTGCTTTAATGGAGGCTAATCAGTATGAGACGGCACTTAAAGAACTTGACCACTTAATGATTGTTAATTTAGCCTCTTATCGTTCATTTGAGCTGTTAGGCGAACTTTATCTTATTATGGATAATGTTGATTTAGCAAAATCAATGTTCGAGGCTGCTCTTATTGATAGTCCTGACTCTGTGCGTTCCAAGCTCGGTCTTGCACGTACTTTGTTGCGTACTAATCATTTTGAGGATGCTGACTCTCTTTTGAATAATCTTATTGATTGA
- a CDS encoding SDR family oxidoreductase, with protein MTFPDNVNLRGSVYLVAGASGGIGKSLSTLLHSLNATVVLVDLSTELLVDLVDDLSKSNPNAPKPQVFAADISSESSLKDLTTWYSAHFQHINGLVNCVGLLRTGESLKPISETSLSEWETIINVNLTGTFLLNRAFIPIMQKQRFGDIINISSVSGTQGRAFDGPYCSSKFGIIGLSESIAAEVSSSGIRVQCLLPDAVNTDLWLQNGSTSIQPSLMMTSENVASVILYMLQLPADIYMLNPIIAPMKRPKRRRNNN; from the coding sequence ATGACTTTTCCTGACAATGTGAATCTTCGTGGCTCTGTTTATCTTGTAGCTGGTGCTTCTGGTGGAATTGGAAAATCCCTTTCTACATTGTTACACAGTTTAAACGCAACAGTCGTCTTGGTCGATTTATCCACTGAATTATTAGTTGATTTAGTTGATGATCTATCGAAAAGCAATCCTAATGCTCCCAAACCTCAAGTCTTTGCAGCAGATATTTCTTCCGAGTCTTCACTAAAGGATTTAACAACATGGTATTCGGCGCATTTTCAGCATATAAATGGTCTTGTTAATTGTGTCGGCTTGCTTAGAACTGGAGAATCTCTCAAGCCTATATCCGAGACATCCCTCTCTGAATGGGAAACAATTATCAATGTTAACCTTACAGGTACATTTTTGCTAAATCGTGCTTTCATACCCATTATGCAGAAGCAGCGATTTGGCGACATAATCAACATTTCTTCAGTATCTGGTACGCAAGGTCGAGCCTTTGATGGTCCATACTGTTCGTCTAAATTTGGCATAATTGGGTTATCTGAGTCCATAGCCGCTGAGGTTTCTTCTAGCGGTATACGTGTTCAATGTCTTCTTCCTGATGCTGTCAATACTGATTTGTGGCTTCAAAATGGATCAACTTCTATTCAACCGTCACTAATGATGACTTCTGAGAATGTTGCCAGCGTTATTCTTTACATGCTTCAACTTCCTGCTGATATCTATATGTTGAATCCCATTATTGCTCCGATGAAACGACCTAAACGTCGTCGTAATAACAACTGA
- a CDS encoding PHB depolymerase family esterase — protein sequence MASSFHERRLERQLKRQERRLERQLKRQERRNMLFGSTPTRENQSSISTTSVRYLEQDGLKRSYLLHKPAVSSDVQLPLVIALHGGKTTADRLRKTSRLNDLADSEKFVVVYPNAHKKNWNDGRTSIGHNANDVSFINSLIDTIILSENVDSSRIYAIGISNGGFMSQRLGCELSNRIAAISVIAGAMPIDLELFCKPSRPMPVIMFSGTLDRFVPWKGGTSSKGRVGTFLSPLSTAKWWATNNNCSIQPRQEDVVSSSSVSKDSTNVIKYLFSECQDSSSVVLYKIIGGGHTWPSGSSQPRWLVGTTSYKVDASMLSWDFFKQYRR from the coding sequence ATGGCTTCTTCTTTTCATGAACGACGCTTAGAGCGTCAGCTTAAGCGGCAGGAGCGACGTTTAGAGCGTCAGCTTAAGCGGCAGGAGCGACGCAATATGCTTTTTGGTTCTACACCTACTCGTGAAAATCAATCTTCCATTTCAACCACTTCGGTTCGTTATCTTGAGCAAGATGGTCTAAAAAGGTCATACCTTCTCCATAAACCCGCTGTTTCTTCTGATGTTCAACTCCCTCTCGTCATTGCTCTTCATGGCGGTAAAACCACTGCCGACAGACTTCGTAAGACTTCTCGTTTGAATGACTTGGCTGATAGCGAAAAATTTGTAGTTGTTTATCCTAATGCACATAAGAAAAACTGGAATGATGGACGTACATCTATTGGACATAATGCCAATGATGTTAGTTTCATTAATTCTCTTATAGATACGATCATTTTGAGTGAGAATGTTGATTCTTCACGAATTTATGCCATTGGAATATCTAATGGTGGCTTTATGTCTCAGCGTTTAGGTTGTGAATTGTCCAATAGAATTGCTGCCATTTCTGTCATAGCCGGTGCAATGCCAATAGATCTTGAACTATTCTGTAAGCCAAGTCGGCCCATGCCAGTTATCATGTTTTCGGGTACTTTGGACAGATTTGTCCCTTGGAAGGGTGGTACCTCTTCTAAAGGACGAGTCGGTACTTTTCTTTCTCCACTTTCAACTGCAAAATGGTGGGCAACTAATAACAATTGTAGTATCCAACCACGTCAAGAAGACGTAGTTTCGTCCTCATCTGTTTCAAAAGATTCTACAAATGTCATCAAATATTTATTTTCTGAATGTCAAGACTCGTCAAGCGTTGTTCTTTATAAGATTATTGGTGGTGGGCATACATGGCCCAGCGGTTCTTCACAGCCCAGATGGCTTGTTGGCACCACATCTTATAAAGTTGATGCTTCAATGTTAAGCTGGGATTTCTTCAAACAGTATAGGAGGTAA
- a CDS encoding sulfotransferase, whose product MKRKPPIFVLSAPRSFSSISASILGGHPEAYSVPELNILIKENMKKFMEEYRDIFIPQTHGLLRTVSELYAGEQTMETISMSHRWIIRRADRKTSDIYEEICEKIYPLTLIDKSPAYALLPQRLARIKKYFPDAYYLHITRHPIDMNKSMYKLEKGKLLAILSNSIDFSKENELIDPQLMWYTCNANILEFLKNISEEKKLTIKGEEIINNRKESLRKICSWMSWSWSTDAYEQMIHPENSPYAQFGPIGAELGSDPNFLRSPELRQNNIISGGLEDNLDWVEKGRKLYPHVKKMGLKLGYT is encoded by the coding sequence TTGAAAAGAAAACCACCAATATTTGTATTATCAGCGCCTAGATCATTCTCATCAATATCAGCTTCTATACTGGGAGGACATCCCGAAGCATACTCTGTACCGGAATTGAACATACTGATCAAAGAAAACATGAAAAAGTTCATGGAAGAGTATAGGGATATTTTTATTCCACAAACACACGGATTGCTAAGAACGGTATCGGAACTATATGCAGGCGAACAAACAATGGAAACTATATCAATGTCACACAGATGGATAATTAGAAGAGCAGATAGAAAAACAAGTGATATATATGAGGAAATTTGTGAGAAAATTTACCCGTTAACATTAATAGACAAGAGCCCAGCATATGCACTACTTCCTCAGAGGTTAGCGAGAATAAAAAAGTATTTTCCTGATGCCTACTACCTACACATAACAAGACACCCAATAGATATGAACAAATCAATGTATAAGCTTGAGAAGGGAAAACTGTTGGCAATATTATCAAATTCGATAGATTTCTCAAAAGAAAATGAACTTATAGACCCACAACTTATGTGGTATACCTGTAACGCTAATATATTAGAGTTTCTGAAAAATATTAGTGAAGAAAAAAAGTTAACAATAAAAGGGGAGGAAATAATAAACAATAGAAAGGAGTCTCTAAGAAAAATATGCTCATGGATGAGTTGGAGTTGGTCTACAGATGCGTACGAACAAATGATCCATCCCGAAAACTCTCCCTATGCACAATTTGGGCCAATTGGAGCTGAGTTAGGTAGTGATCCTAATTTTTTACGATCACCAGAATTAAGACAAAATAATATCATAAGCGGTGGCCTAGAGGATAATCTTGATTGGGTAGAGAAAGGCAGAAAACTTTATCCTCATGTAAAGAAGATGGGACTAAAGTTGGGATACACTTAA
- a CDS encoding acyl carrier protein, whose translation MSKLKTLSEQSLQNEVIEVVAEIIKDWDLESEQKISNETGLIGELEFESIDIVRLVVALEQHFECRGIPFEKLFMKDGEYISELRINEIATFLNENATTGDN comes from the coding sequence ATGTCCAAGCTGAAAACTTTGTCAGAACAGAGCCTCCAAAACGAAGTGATTGAAGTGGTGGCGGAAATCATAAAAGATTGGGATCTTGAATCTGAGCAAAAAATAAGTAACGAAACAGGGCTAATTGGAGAGTTGGAGTTTGAATCAATCGATATTGTAAGATTAGTCGTAGCATTAGAGCAACATTTTGAATGTAGAGGAATTCCATTTGAAAAACTATTCATGAAAGATGGTGAATACATATCAGAGTTAAGAATAAATGAAATTGCAACATTTTTAAA